The Perognathus longimembris pacificus isolate PPM17 unplaced genomic scaffold, ASM2315922v1 HiC_scaffold_137, whole genome shotgun sequence genome includes the window tgcagctttttctgatgccagtcctcaggcttgaactcgttgcctgggcactgtccctgaccatttgtgctcaaggctagcactctaccacttgagctacagctccttttctggcttttttttctgatcaGTTGAAGCTAAGAAACTTACAACTATCTTGCTGGAGCTGGCTTGAAgcttgaccttcagatctcagcctgcaaaACTCGGGATACAGGCATACGCGTTTGGTTGCTGGCAGAATGATTATATTCGTATGGATGCAAAAAGATTCAATGGTAGGGCACTGGAGAAAAAGTGAGCTTGTAAGGCAAAGTGCTGGAGCTGATGGTTGAAGCAAAAACATGGCGTGGAAGTCTAAAAACTGAGGATGACTTCTGCAGGAAAAGGATCTAAACAGCTAACTCAAAGCCGATATATATTCCAAGTAGTGTGTTTTAAGGCTGAGGCCATCTTCCAGATTTCCTAGTCAGCCAGTTCAAACATTCTGCAAtgatacaaacaaacacacagtcAGACAAACTCAAAAAAGAAACCCAATAACGAGTAAGGGAACCAACACACCAAATCCTAACTATGGAGGTTACATTGGTAGCTTCTACCAGACCCCCTACCACCCTCAACCAAACagtaggaggaggaaggcaaTAGGTCTGAGCACGAGCATCTCTAGCCTTGCACAGGGCATGGATGGTGCATAGGGCACACCAGTAGATTTGGTGGGCTGGTCAGATTTGAAAGCAGGctgggagacagagggagaggcctCAGCAGTGAGCCTTGGACAAACCTCAAAAGGTGGAAGTCCGGGTTGAATACATACTGAGTGTTGTGACTGCTTGGATGAAGGGTGGGCACTGGCAAGACCAGGTTGTGGGCTGGGGTCTTGAGGCTCAGGGCTGGACCAACTTGGCTCCAGGAAGTCAGGATCAGAGTCCTCAGTGTCTTGAGCTTCCTCGGTGTCTTCAGCATCCTCGGTATAGACCTCTTCCTGGCAGGCCACGTCGGGGAAGGGCTGGCAGCAGAGGCCTTGCCGGACCACGACGTCCTCAGGCCGTGTATCCAGCAAATCATCCAGGAGTAGGCCATCGGATGAGGTCCCGGGCTGCCCTTGGGGGTTGGGGCCCAAGAGGTCCTGGGGGATGAGAACGAGCCTGTGGCCTAGGAGGTCCACGGTGAGGACCGAGGTTGGCGGAGGCTCCAGCACCAGATCGACGTGGCCTAGGGGCACCTGCAGGGCGCACCCAGTGGCCAGGACCACCAGGGAGGTGAGGGCGTTGTGGGTGTCTGCGGGGGCCGGTGTCGCCTTGGAGGAGTCTTCGGAGCTGGGTGGCGGCCTCGGCGGGTCCTTTCGGCTGCGCTTCGCTGGACTGGGTCCCGCAGGCTCTGGTGTGAACCAGGGTGTCACCTCGGAGGGGTCTTGCAGGCTGGGTGGCGGCCCCGGGTGGTTCTTTCGGCTGAGCTTCTCCGGGCTGGGTCCCCCAGTCTCCGGTCGGCAGCAGGGCGTGGTGCTGGCGTCCATCAAGGCGAGGGCGATGTCGGGAGTGGCGTGGTAGGTCTGGTGGTGCTGGCGCGGGGTCTCCGGTTGGTGCTTGCATGCACCGGGTGACAGTCAGGTGTCAGGTGTAGAGGAGGCCCCGTGAGGCGGGAAGAGGTCGTCGTCTACTGAGGCCCTGGCCGGCCGCCGCTTTTGAATCTCGCTGGCGTGTGTCCCTCACACAGGTGCGGATGGTAGCGTGGTCTGT containing:
- the LOC125344513 gene encoding proline-rich protein 23A-like, with product MDASTTPCCRPETGGPSPEKLSRKNHPGPPPSLQDPSEVTPWFTPEPAGPSPAKRSRKDPPRPPPSSEDSSKATPAPADTHNALTSLVVLATGCALQVPLGHVDLVLEPPPTSVLTVDLLGHRLVLIPQDLLGPNPQGQPGTSSDGLLLDDLLDTRPEDVVVRQGLCCQPFPDVACQEEVYTEDAEDTEEAQDTEDSDPDFLEPSWSSPEPQDPSPQPGLASAHPSSKQSQHSVCIQPGLPPFEVCPRLTAEASPSVSQPAFKSDQPTKSTGVPYAPSMPCARLEMLVLRPIAFLLLLFG